From the genome of Kwoniella bestiolae CBS 10118 chromosome 5, complete sequence, one region includes:
- a CDS encoding glycylpeptide N-tetradecanoyltransferase gives MPVPQEDALPVGNPTSSSHTVPAQAQPEVAEVLEKFQKLGDDAAAEEGESDDEDGEGEGEGVEGVDGEGATEGAGGEGGKKKKKKKKGKGKASKAVQKLKNIATGQAPQQVIDAVREQMDPQESNIATDEEIQKALKAADLMKILEGKMALGNKSNTKNLGEHKFWKTQPVPQFPTSSSGAALEEGPIDSFKTPADVKQEPGTLPSGFVWSLIDIKNEEQCKEVYDLLSENYVEDDEAMFRFKYSKEFLLWALTAPGYYPNWHIGVRVQKTGKLIAFISGIKIEIRVRSKTFDSADINFLCVHKKLRSKRLTPVLIKEVTRRVNLENVWQAIYTGGVVIPTPIGTCRYWHRNLNPPKLVDIGFSPLPRGYTIARLVKSYSVPPHPRIPGFREMTESDVPQVGNLLRKYLARFDIAQTFGKDEEVRHWFLSGQGRDARDGKRVEQVVWSYVVEDPTTNLITDFMSFYSLPSTIMKHPKHDMLNAAYMFYYASDVIFQPGGSSDDAATHDLKANKKLEERLNALCNDMLSVAKAAGFDVLNGLSCLDNNMFLQEQKFGPGDGYLNYYLYNWSCAPIDGAQRSTSQKQSSGLGVVML, from the exons ATGCCAGTCCCACAGGAAGATGCCCTCCCAGTAGGAAACCcaacttcatcatctcacaCCGTCCCAGCACAAGCTCAACCGGAGGTGGCAGAGGTATTAGAGAAATTTCAGAAATTAGGTGATGATGCCGCTGCCGAAGAAGGCGAGAGTGACGATGAAGACggcgagggtgaaggtgaaggagtaGAAGGTGTAGATGGGGAGGGAGCAACGGAAGGAGcgggtggtgaaggtggtaagaagaagaaaaagaagaagaagggaaagggaaaagcTTCAAAAGCTGTTCAGAAGTTGAA AAACATAGCTACTGGACAAGCACCTCAGCAAGTCATCGATGCAGTGAGGGAACAGATGGATCCTCAAGAGTCGAACATTGCTACTGATG AGGAAATTCAGAAAGCCTTAAAAGCTGCAGACTTGATGAAGATCTTGGAGGGTAAGATGGCTTTGGGTAATAAGTCGAACACCAAGAACCTAGGTGAACATAAA TTCTGGAAAACTCAACCTGTCCCACAATTccccacttcttcctctggcgCAGCATTAGAAGAAGGACCTATAGACTCATTCAAGACCCCTGCCGACGTCAAGCAGGAACCTGGTACTTTACCTTCGGGCTTCGTTTGGAGTTTGATAGATATTAAGAATGAAGAGCAG TGTAAAGAAGTGTACGACTTGTTATCAGAGAACTatgtcgaagatgatgaggcGATGTTCAGATTCAAGTATTCCAAGGAGTTCTTACTTTG GGCATTGACTGCTCCAGGATACTACCCAAATTGGCATATCGGTGTGAGAGTGCAGAAGACTGGTAAATTGATAGCGTTCATCTCTGGTATCAAGATTGAGATCAGAGTGAGGTCAAA AACATTCGACTCTGCCGATATCAATTTCCTCTGTGTTCACAAGAAACTCCGATCGAAGAGGTTGACTCCCGTGTTGATCAAGGAAgtgacgaggagggtgaacCTGGAAAATGTGTGGCAAGCGATATATACAGGTGGTGTGGTCATCCCTACGCCTATTGGTACTTGCCG ATATTGGCACCGAAATCTCAATCCCCCCAAACTAGTAGATATAGGCttctcccccctccctcgaGGATACACCATCGCACGACTCGTCAAATCATACTCCGTACCCCCTCATCCCAGAATACCGGGATTCAGAGAGATGACGGAAAGTGACGTACCTCAAGTGGGCAACCTGTTGAGAAAGTATCTAGCTAGGTTTGATATCGCTCAGACGTTCGGGAAAGACGAGGAAGTCAGACATTGGTTCTTATCTGGACAGGGGAGGGATGcgagagatgggaagagggttGAACAGGTTGTTTGGTCATatgttgttgag GACCCAACAACAAACCTCATAACAGACTTCATGTCCTTCTATTCCCTCCCATCAACCATAATGAAACATCCAAAGCACGATATGCTCAACGCGGCGTACATGTTCTACTACGCTTCCGACGTGATATTCCAACCTGGTGGTTCGTCCGACGACGCGGCCACGCACGATTTGAAAGCGAACaagaagttggaagagaggCTGAACGCTTTGTGTAATGATATGTTGAGTGTTGCCAAGGCT GCCGGATTTGACGTGTTGAACGGATTGAGTTGTTTGGATAACAATATGTTCCTGCAAGAACAGAAG TTCGGTCCTGGTGATGGTTACCTGAACT ACTACCTATATAACTGGTCCTGCGCACCTATCGACGGTGCTCAGAGAAGTACCTCGCAGAAACAAAGCTCAGGTTTGGGTGTGGTCATGCTCTAA